A region from the Medicago truncatula cultivar Jemalong A17 chromosome 6, MtrunA17r5.0-ANR, whole genome shotgun sequence genome encodes:
- the LOC120576010 gene encoding heat stress transcription factor A-5-like, translated as MEKRQTNLQNFFEKPLQDSFIVELLSGKFESMDLAAYNKKRRLSQVDHMQPISEDISNKLRLELSPADSYMNLISGSTQGSNEDVESLQKNLSEGELTGMQTRVNVDGNVQVEVASRHEVNDVFWEQFLTERPCYSDNEEAISN; from the exons ATGGAGAAGAGGCAGACAAATTTGCAGAACTTCTTTGAGAAGCCTCTTCAAGATTCTTTTATTGTTGAACTTCTTTCCGGAAAATTCGAATCCATGGATTTGGCAGCTTATAATAAGAAAAGGCGATTGTCTCAGGTTGATCACATGCAGCCTATTTCCGAAG ATATCTCAAATAAACTAAGACTAGAATTATCACCAGCTGACTCATATATGAACTTGATATCAGGTAGCACACAGGGTTCAAACGAAGATGTGGAAAGCCTGCAAAAAAATCTCTCTGAAGGAGAACTGACAGGAATGCAGACAAGAGTTAACGTTGATG GTAACGTCCAAGTCGAAGTAGCTTCTCGACATGAAGTGAATGATGTGTTTTGGGAACAATTCCTTACTGAAAGACCATGCTATTCAGACAATGAAGAGGCAATATCCAACTAA
- the LOC11441135 gene encoding heat stress transcription factor A-5, which yields MEKRQTNLQNFFEKALQDSFIVELLSGKFESKDLAAYNKKRRLSYVDQMQLVAEELSPADSDMNLISCSTQGSNEDVESLQKNLYEGELIGMQTIVNVDGKESEIRVSSNQNVANEAIYPAEPKEVSGTVQVEVAARHEVNDVFWEQFLTKRPFYSDYEEAKSN from the exons ATGGAGAAGAGGCAGACAAATTTGCAGAACTTCTTTGAGAAGGCTCTTCAGGATTCTTTTATTGTTGAACTTCTTTCCGGCAAATTCGAATCCAAGGATTTGGCTGCTTATAATAAGAAAAGGCGATTGTCTTATGTTGATCAAATGCAGCTTGTTGCCGAAG AATTATCACCAGCTGACTCAGACATGAACTTGATATCATGTAGTACACAGGGTTCAAACGAAGATGTGGAAAGCCTGCAGAAAAATCTTTATGAAGGAGAACTGATAGGAATGCAGACAATAGTTAACGTTGATGGTAAAGAATCTGAAATTAGAGTTTCCTCAAACCAAAATGTGGCTAATGAGGCTATCTATCCAGCTGAACCAAAGGAGGTTTCAGGTACCGTCCAAGTCGAAGTAGCTGCTCGACACGAAGTGAATGATGTGTTTTGGGAACAATTCCTTACTAAAAGACCATTCTATTCAGACTATGAAGAGGCAAAATCCAACTAA